Within the Epinephelus lanceolatus isolate andai-2023 chromosome 22, ASM4190304v1, whole genome shotgun sequence genome, the region CAGCTCTTTAGTTTTGCAGCCTTCCAGCTTTGTTGTAAATAAGAGCACACTGTtattcagtcaatcagtcaaactctccacacaaacatctatagatggagtttaaaggctcacatgttaaagttgtcactttgtctgctcctcactttccctctcagcatttattttcatttaaactcTTGTGTTACCTACGCGTCCAGAATTGCAGTACTTTTCTTCCAGGGTCAAACTGACCCGGTTTTATTTGGCTGTTTATAAagcataaataataaattaccATCCAatgatgtgtttcattttttgcatgtgtgtgtgtgtgtttgtgtgttttatgagTTTATGTCTAAAAacaagcagatttttttaaaattatttttatagtcAAGTTCAGCGTGACATATGATGATGGATTATCAAAGACTGGTACCTGTCAAAGTTTTTTCAGAAAATTGTTTTGaaaccatgtttttattttttaaatggcaGCCAATAATGACACCTGCTGCCCTCCCGGGTCAAATTGACTAGGTTTTATTTGGCTGTTTATTAAGCATAAAGAATAAATTATCATCCAATGATGcgtttcattttgtgtgtgtgtgtgtgtgtgtgtgtgtgtgtgtgagagagagagagagaatgtgtatctgtgtgtatttttgtgtgtgtatgtgtaaaaaCGATCATAAATTCTGAATTATTTCATCTGTAGATAGGTTAGAGATTGAGAGTGACATATGTTGATGGATTATCAGAGACTGGTACATGTCAAAGATTTGTCAGAAAATTGCTTTGaaaccatttttatttttagaatgcagccaataatgacaccatcaacTTGACCAGGCTTGATTTGGCTGTTTATTAAGTTAGTCATTGTCCAATTATTTGTTCcgttttttgcatgtgtgtatatgtggtgtgtgtgtgagtgttaagggagaggtgtgtgtggtgtgtgtgtgtgtccatctaCTGGAAAGCACAATGGTGTGACCCATTTTATAACCTGGTCAAATTGACCCAGGAAGGCTCAAGTTGTTTCTTGCTTCAGTAGAACACCCACAATTCAATCAAAAGTTGTGACAATAAATTGTATTTGCAAAGGGCGTCACAGGGTACCACCCATGTAAGTTTGGTGCATGTAGATGAAAAAACACCATTTTTATTATGATAAAGCAACTGTAGAACTCTGGTCAAATGGACCTGAGGATAACAGGAGGGTTTTAATAGAATTCACTTGACAGCtttatttgcactttgattCTCTTTCCTTTATATGCAGGCACATTGACTCATGGAACATGTTTATCTGAGCTGCAGGTTCACACTTTAGGATTTTCTGCACTCCTGGCTCGTATTCACACAACATCCATCCTAAAGCTTAAAGTAGCTCCTAACTGGTTGAGTAAAGAGAAACTCCTGATAATAAGGAGTCAGTCCTGACTTGaacatgtttttggtgtttGACCTTTTAGCACTCAAACTGTGTCGTCAGTCTGTGAGAAGTCAGAGACAGTCCAGAGGACTCCTCAGTCACCAACAAGTCCCATTCACCTGCTGCTAGGAGAGCACTCATTGACTTTAACCActggcgccatcttgtggcagAAATATGTTACTGCAGCTTTTGTTCTTTGAAAAGTCAGGCCTACATGTGTGCAGGAGAACAAATAAGCTTTCCATTGCTGTGGTTGTAGTTGACATAGTTTTTAGTGCTGATGCCTGGTGTCCATCAGTTGTGTGTGATAATCAGgataataaatacaaaggaGTATTGTGATGACTAAAGACAGACTGTagattgtctctgtgtcacctggaataagtgaactttgatgtcatgtgtttgtgactcttcacctctgtctcctctcacagggagaagatgatgtgcatcatcctgctgctcatcaacctgacctcctgtgtctgtggttagtttacaCCTTCATTTTATTATCCACAAACACTAAAGACTAAACACACTGTCAGACTGTTGATTTTTGCTATCATGTATTACCTGTGGTATCTTTCAGCTCTTTAGTTTTGCAGCCTTCCAGCTTTGTTGTAAATAAGAGCACACTGTtattcagtcaatcagtcaaactctccacacaaacatctaTAGATGGAGTTCAAAGGCTCACATGTTAAAGTTGTCACTTTGTCTGctcctcactttccctctctgtctcctcaacaggaacatttgtagtcaatgtgacacagacctcctatcaggcagaggagaaccacaacaTCACACTTGAGTGGATGTTCACGACTAAAACTAACAGCTCCCTCCACTCCCTTTATATCTACTGTCAACTGTTAACTGATCTCAGAGCCTCAGGTCTGTTTCGTCTACATGGAGGTGTTGAGGTCCCAGAGTCTCAGGATGAACAGTTTACAGGACGAGTCCAGTGTGACAAAGACGTCCTCAGAGAGGGAcgactcagacttcatgtgtccAGACTCAGGACTAATGACTCAGGACTGTATATGTGTGATGTGTCCACACATTATGGTGGGAGCACTGCTACATGTCGGCTCAATGTCACTGGTAAGTTGATTCAGTAACTCAGTAAAGACTAACTGTGAGTTCCAGTACCAACACAGTATACTGGAAAATGATGTGTCCCAACACAtggtatgtcaaatgcagtttgCCAGAAACACCAGGATGCTCCACTGTGTCAGGTCACATTTCACAGTGCATGCTTTTCcaggctattctgacccacaatcctgtgCACAGTGGAAGACACCTCACAATGACTGATTTATAAGCAGATGGCATTTTGCTCATTGACAGCGAGCAGCAACCCCACAGCAAGCGggggttgaattttttttattcacctgtgtatattttatttagACTCAAAGTTAAGCTCATTTAAGGGCTGAGAAGCTTGAAGCACAGAATGTTTAGATTTTTGATGTTGTAGCACAAGGTTAGATATTTAAATCAGTTACTCAAACATTAAAGTACTTTTAGTAGGTTTTGTCTGGCTGAATTTCTGCTCACAGTTGTATCAAGTAAAACTTCACTTTCATCtttaatattcagattcagcttcagaatactttattaatcccggggggaaactgtttttgttccaatgctccgtgcaaagtagaaatagaaatacagcatgaatggaaacaagagataaagatgaagatataaataagatactaaaatagacaatgaaataaataaaataaaatattaaagtagacaataaaataaaataaataataaaatagtaaagcagacaatctgaaatatatacaatatacaatacaataatatGCACGTCTTAGCTCAGTGAGGTAGTGAACCAATCACATAATGGTGCTGACTTGTTTCCTGTTTCACTGTttcagtaatgattgtgcttcAGTCACTTACATTTTACAATCTGTCctttgcagcagctgctgatgaGCCCAGACCTCAGAGACCAACAGAGAGTCCACAACCAGAGGATTGGGTGATGATCGTCTTCGTTGTTAGCCTAATACCCACAGCTCTAGTGTATCTCTGTGTTGGATTCTGCTTAGCCTGTCGTTGTTTTAGAATATGTCGGGAGAAGAGTCCTCTAAGCCACACATAAATCCATGTGATGGATGCACTCAATCCAGACTGTAACCAGAAAGACACTTTCGGTGTGATACTTTTGGAACTGAAGGTACccctcagacatggtacctagaccctcttgtttccactgcaaacagtcactcactgtatttcctcctttatcagtctgcacctggtttatcgtccacagaacaggctgcagtgagagtctctctctatgggatatttaaaaacagcagctttgtgcatttagtccttctcaggcaagctcaggggtttagtgttgctgtagcccacaggaacaacactctgcaacgctttttttttcttctccaagtgaggattagaatatctacagttcacataacctggctgaaattaatttatataaacgcttgaagatccactcattactaaaagtgtgtgtcatatacaaactaaagtgatggtcaaagttgtcacagtgaaatttaaggtgtgctgatggattcacgtcatcaactcatgcattgagtaacattacaagttaacgttccaccttaaaagtctccggcagtcggcccagtgaatgaagttatttgttctcagactccagctgctgtgagaggcagcaaaacatcctttcattttatagttacagtttactaataaaactctccacagtatgaacagtggttacatgagcctcaaaaccagacacaactcagccctgagcagagtgaccgtcctctactgaccaatcagactgcagtgttcacagctccaccttttagtagcACATCTGTGTGCTAGCTACCCCAACAGTATTTCTATGAATTGGTGTTCATGTTTCTTTGGGTTTGTTTCATCAAGTTATTCCACCAGAAATAACTAATGTCAGTGTAAACAATGTTTATCATTCAGACTCAGCTGTAGGAGGTTTCAGTCAATGATCTCTCTGTTCTCCCTCCAGCTGTTGTCAGTCATCAGTATTATAATGCATATTGTCACAATACACTGCCTTTATTAATGCACAGTTTATAATGTGTACATGTTGTAAATGAAGAGATATGTTGTTAGGACTCTTCTGTGTGTACATTTTTAATAGCAGATGCTAAACATTGATGAAGAACTAACAGAGTTcatcaacaacaaatacataGGCTATGATTGTGTGAGTGTGACCTCTACGACTGATGTCATGACCTGTGGCTGATGGATGAATGAGTGTGAAAGTTTTTATTCGTTTTGATTCCAAAATGATTCACAGTTTTTCTTAATTGCTTAAACACAAAAATCAGAACTTAAAGTACAATGTGCATGATCCTTGACTTATGTACCAAATCACTAAACCACTTCTGCTgaacttcaaacacacacatctactTTACACACAGCTCTCAGTTCCCTTTTCACCCCTCTTCTCAAAACACTCCACACAAGTCTCTATATTTTCAACACTCTTTTCCAATACAAATCTCACTGTTTTCACATGGAACACACAACCAGTCAAAGTGCTAAACACTCAAGTCTGTTGAGCAATTTGCAATCAGAGCTTGAGGAATATAAAGGGCCAAAGGTGAGCTCCTGGTTTGGAGAACAATGGATGGATTCCAAGGGAGAGGTGtccagagaggcagaggagtatgggtgagaggaggaggaagaggagaacaACGAGGAGGACAGGGAGGCTGGTCTGAGGGTCCAACCAAACCTCAGCTGCTTCACTGTGGCATCCATCGTGAGGATGTTCAGAAATGTGGACAGGTAAGAAATACTCCTCACTGGACTTTACTGTATGTAGTACTGCATACTGTATCAATACAGCACTCAATGATTGCTGCAGAATATGGTTTTGTAAGTGGAGCGTTGTACTgtgctgtaaacacagcatgTTCTACAGTATGGCACATACGTATGAGACTGGGAACTGCATTCCTACTTTGTCTATACAATACGTAATGTATGTTGCTGTATCTGGATCTTTTGCAGAAATGAAAGATTACCACCAGCAGGTGGGAGCGCACGTCTGTTCACGGCTCAGCAGGACACTGCCATTGTGAACATGGTTCTGGAGAACAACGCTATCACCCTGAAACAAATCcaaagaaaggtgattgaagacCAAGTGGTGTTCCAGACCATCAACTCTGTCAGCCTCAGCACACTGGATCGTGTCCTACGGCACAATGCAGTACGCATGAAGCAAGTGTATAGGGTGCTCTTTGAAAGGAATTCGGCCAGGGTCAAGGAGCTGCGCCATGACTATGTGCAAGGAAGTCCTATATCCAGCACTCACACATTACTGCACCTGTAATACTGTATGATGCAGTTACAGTGTTTCTTTACATTGTCTCACACGTTCATGTATTGGCTGCTCTAGCTCCATGTCTGATACTGTcatgctgtctgtctctcttctggCGCTCCATCAATGGGCCGTTAccaaaaatgacctggcccagcatcggCCCAAACCCAGCACAGTGGAACAAATGAACTGGGCCATGTCCAGTTGCCCAAATACGCCGAGACCCAGGATGAGTGACATCCCAGAATAGGGCCAAATAAACTAGCCTGAGTTTGTGCTGGTTGTCTTCATGGTGCCACTGCTGTTAGTTCCTGTCCTGACATGTTCACAACAGTGagcttgttgctgttgctggCTCAGACTTCAGGTGTACTGTAATGACAGTCACTGTTGATGCAAAGGGAATAGATTATTAGTACATTATGAGTTGTACTGAAGTGAAGATGCTTTTAACACCAGTGCATCCTTTAAAAAAAGTTCCTCTGGTGTCATttatggacaaaaatgtccGCATAAATAAAACTGCCatgaaaatattatatattcatATTATTTTCCACTTTCACTGAAGTAAATCTTTTATCAATCTTCAGTTCTTATCCTAACTACCAAAtaatcattcttttttttatacatttaacccattaaatgtcttttttttttttacatttaaccctttaaatgtattttttaacatttaaccctttaaatgtctttgtttttacatttaaccctttaaatgtctttttttcacatttaacccttaaaatgtcttttttttaaacatttaaccctttaaatgtctttttgtttttacatttaaccctttaaatgttttttttcacatttaaccctttaaatgtctttgtttttacattttaccctttaaatgtcttttttttacatgatgttttaagatgatttttttttcatttaaaatttcCTCTTGACAAAAATACCCCATACTAAAATTGCCTTGAATTATTATACATAATTTTCCACTTTTactgagttattttttttaacaaacgtCAGTCCTGATCATAACTACcaaatgttcatttattttcagaattttatccctaTAAATGCCAGTTTTTGACATGATGCAAAGACTTTTCCATAAAGAAAAAGTTTTTACTGtcctaacatttattttttactcatCTGTTCATGAACATTTTGAAGGCAGAGCTTTAAATTGACAGTCTGATATCACAGAATGAATTTACTGTTGATTCTATGACAACCAACGCTGCTCACATTTCAATAAGGAGAGACACAGACGGATGAAGTAAAGATAAagtttaatacagaatatgggtgcaacagattaacagatgatttgtgctcaagtctttggtgcttggacCAAACactgtccagacactggtgcAGGTGGTGACTGTTAGGatgttctctgctgctgtcccttttccctctcttgcagatctgcccaggtgtgctgcattagttAACGAGGTGCAGCACACCTGCCATGGAGGAGGTGCTGAAGAGCTCCTGtgcctgcagcagaggagagaggcctgTGGTGTttggactgctggtcctgctgccgcTCACTGTGGGATTTTTGTTctcttgtttgcttgtttccATTCTAGTAAATCCCACTGATTATTGTGGGTCAGTGTTGGAGTCTTGTTTGCCCCATAGGGCCACCTAAGGGTGGGGCGTAACATGTCTCTGCCACAGGATGGCGCCAGTGGCTAAACTAGATGAGTGCTCTCTGACAAATCTTCAtcactttcttcctcttttcaaCTGAATACCAtcaacattaacactgtttGTACTGAGAATGTAAACCATTGATATACATGTGGTGTCTTTGGTATTTATGGAAAGTTGACCTGATCAAATTCACTTTATAACAGTGAGGATTAAAGAGTTTACAGTTTTGTGCCTCACATGTTCTTTCATtacatttctttgtttctgtggttgTAGAAAAACACCACGTCACATTATAAAGTTATTTCCTCATCATTAATGCAACATGTAAAGCAGTAATTTGTAACTGTTTTCAGAGGCAATAAAGTTCATTATAATTATCTTTGTTGTTGATGAATTCTTTTAGTTCTTGAAAACACACAGTTGTCTGATATGAacagatttacacacacaagAGTCATAACAAGGTTTCTCTTATAAATATAGATTTATTTACAATATGTACACATTATAAACTGAACACaatacattttacattataacAATAACCATCAGTCGGCAGAAGATTATTAATGAACGTACAATTCTCTCAGAATTCTGTCGTCTTGTTGATTCAAGAATGTTTTTAAGACACATGACTGATAACAGCTGctgcataaaaatatatatttcacatCACATGTAGTTTCTGACACAGATGTTGGAGGGAGAGAGTCTCAGAGTTTGTCTGGTGTTTTTAGGACCATGACTTTATGCTATGATGACTCATTCACAGAGGGTCCTCCACACAGAGTCCTGTTAGTCCTGATGGGCTGTTCCTCTGACAAACTCAACGTCTACACGACTGCACAGAAACGATCCCTCTTATCAGCAGATTTAGCAAAATGAGCTTTGAAGGCAAAGCAGAGTCCGACACAGAGAgtcagtagagctgctgctgtcagtccAACATAGAGGCCGATCCTTCCCCGACTCTCTGGCTGTGGACTCTCTGGTTGTGGACTCTCTGTTGGTCTCTGAGGTTTGGGCtcatcagcagctgctgcaaagGACAGAAAATAAGCTCAGCAGACTGACAGGGAGAAAACCTGTTTTTAGTTTAAAGAGAGCTGGAATATGATCCTATTCTGCATCTTTTCAagttcaaacagaaaaacagtctcTGGTTCTTCTACTGAATCAACTTACCAGTGACATTGAGGCGACATGTAGCAGTGCTCCCACCATAATGTGTAGACACATCACACATATACAGTCCTGAGTCATTACTCCTGAGTCTggacacatgaagtctgagtcgTCCCTCTCTGAGGACGTCTTTGTCACACTGGACTCGTCCTGTAAACTGTTCATCCTGAGACTCTGGGACCTCAACACCTCCATGTAGACGAAACAGGACTGAGGCTCTGAGATCAGTTAACAGTTGACAGTAGATATAAAGGGAGTGGAGGGAGCTGCCAGGTATAGTCGTGAACATCCACTCAAGCGTGAtgttgtggttctcctctgcctgataggaggtctgtgtcacattgactacaaatgttcctgttgaggagacagagagggaaagtgaggagcagacaaagtgacaactttaacatgtgagcctttaaactccatctatagatgtttgtgtggagagtttgactgattgactgaataACAGTGTGCTCTTATTTACAACAAAGCTGGAAGGCTGCAAAACTAAAGAGCTGAAAGATACCACAGGTAATACATGATAGCAAAAATCAACAGTCTGACAGTGTGTTTAGTCTTTAGTGTTTGTGGATAATAAAGTGAAGGtgtaaactaaccacagacacaggaagtcaggttgatgagcagcaggatgatgcacatcatcttctccctgtgagaggagacagaggtgaagagtcacaaacacatgacatCAAAGTTCATTTATTACAggtgacacagagacaatctATGTCACACTTCCTCCCACAGGTGGCGCCAGTGGGCTgcaaagtacagtatgttgtgtgaATACGAGGCAGGAGTGCAGAAAATCCTAAAGTGTGAACCTGCAGCTCAGATAAACATGTTCCATGAGTCAATGTGCCTGCATATAAAGGAAAGAGaatcaaagtgcaaataaaGCTGTCAAGTGAATtctatgaaatgaaaataaatgctgtgCTCCCTTATAAACAATAGAcaagagaaaatattcaaagtTCAAGACAAATAGAAAGTGTGTCTCTTTCCtaaatgttgcagctgttgTTTAAAGTCACATAGAGGAGCTTTTTAGGTGGATCAGCTTTTAGGATGATCTGTCTTCAATCAATCACATGTCTGTTAAAGTCTTGTTGTTGAATTGTCTCTTTACTGAGAGAAGCCAGCACATTATTATTTgttattacacggctctattaaatgctgtattctgattggtcagtagcggcATTCTGCGGTCTGATATcactgtgtaatgaccgctgctagtagcaacggtcattacacacagttgctatgtagcccagcgttgctagggatgctgccctgcaacactgcagctgtcaaacaacttccgagggaaaaacaaacagaagtggctGATTTTTAACGGATgccgctgaagaaaaagaatacctacggactttctctgccaaaaacaaaagaagacggatttgaatacacattcggcagtcatgcttaatgacattttacgcgagtgggttctattcccctgtcgggagttattttcccagtattcaccggctcattatacattatcccttacttaaCATCTTGTCTAATCCCAGGGGCGATTCTAgaatcagaggtttaggggtgctgagcacctaGAGAGCTGccccggccaggcaagataaatttcactcttttgtacattttaacgcaaTTTTATTCCCACATTTGttaaagaaaagcacaacactttttgctgcaaaaaaggcaaataacCAAACAATGCGTTTTATATCTAATAAGAGATATAAACTGATACATTGATCCAACTTACAAGGTCATTCTACATAGATAGACCATTTGATCTTACACTCTTACCTGAACCtggctcttttttctttttttttttaaaacaatcttATATCCATGATGAGtctgtctgtacacacacacacacacacacacacacacacacacacaatgggccctaggcctttttggggtatttttgctgcctttacttttaagctcatatcacagtcattataaaggctacatacacatgctatactttgttggtttttttttcaggacaatctgggctatccagatttgccatcatttcatgtccttctatgtgcctgtattttatattaaatttttatttcaatgaaaaaaacaaatctgtgttactaaattcttgcatttttacatgtatctcaccatagcaagttggaagttgacatattctgccatatctgaagaggggagactctctggaatctggcaatataagaaccatgatgctgggacattctgtcacttcacagctgtccaaaacatgtggtttgtgccaggcggacatgattgccagtattttttcattattgcaagaaattccattgactcattcacaagtcaaaaatgtgttttatctgaaagaaacatgcaatatttacatctaagatcatagaaaaatagtcagccaagtgcaatgatgtcctccaagataatatttgccactttgtttgcagtaaacaaaaattTGGGCATTGGGGTGGTGGgggtgtccccctcaatgtatatggtgactacggccctgtcagcatgcataattaggcctcagttgtctgggtgcgcaaaggtgaagtggctggtcttgtcatacaaagtttgatggagtgtcaactggacaatatggagatatttgcatcttgaaagccggactacaaatgtggatagacagggagaaacacacgcaagcctaagacgtggtaagatacgatattcctcactatatgaagtgactgatctgtataatggattgtaaagaaattcgtcaggtttttattttgtagactgttaatctggatttatagcgtgatgggatgacagcacaatgcatttgcgagtaatccatccaatgtgtgtgcagagctgtatgaaagctctgttatacatagtgtaactttatctttttctttcgctgtgaaaacattggactactgacaagtgcttggtcttgtcggaaagctgcaattctgctgtttcacgtcatatgcgtggcttctcgcacGGTCGCGGAAAAGAAActatagagaagaacaggtgtgaatttggacgcactgtCGTTCAGACCCATAGGGTTAATAttgtgctgctgtatttttgtatttttgttgttaaaatattacgtttcaaccaagtactgtatggttttgacactttttctagcttgttaaaaaggacatacagtaaggaaaaaaaaatctctcaaattttgggggtgctgggattcaatttaggggtgcttcagcacccccaaaatGGTCTAACGCCTATGTCTAATCCACCAATCCTCACATAGTAAATCTGTACAACATGACAAcaccaacatcaacacattcacacattcacacattaccTTGGATGACTTCAGTAAATTTTAAAAGCTGTAACAAGGAACGGCGGCATTCCTGAGATGAAGTCAAAAGTCCTCAACCGACATCGCATGTCATCACACTGTGGAAAGAGCACATCGATGTTTACAACGAAACTGTGAGAATGCGGACCTTACGAAATGCGGTCTTACAACATAGAGTAGCGGTGTCGCATCAAACCTCCTCAttggttcattcatgtttccctaaatgagccgagctccccagagccggcagcactcatACACCGCTACTCTATGTTGTAAGACCGCATTTCGTAAGGTCCGCATTCTCACAGTTTCGTTGTAAACATCGATGTGCTCTTTCCACAGTGTGATGACATGCGATGTCGGTTGAGGACTTTTGACTTCATCTCAGGAATGCCGCCGTTCCTTGTTACAGCTTTTAAAATTTACTGAAGTCATCCAAggtaatgtgtgaatgtgtgaatgtgttgatgttggtgTTGTCATGTTGTACAGATTTACTATGTGAGGATTGGTGGATTAGACATAGGCGTTAGACCattttgggggtgctgaagcacccctaaattgaatcccagcacccccaaaatttgagagattttttttttccttactgtatgtcctttttaacaagctagaaaaagtgtcaaaaccatacagtgcttggttgaaacgtaatattttaacaacaaaaatacaaaaatacagcagcacaaTATTAACCCTATGGGTCTGAACGacagtgcgtccaaattcacacctgttcttctctatagTTTCTTTTCCGCGACCgtgcgagaagccacgcatatgacgtgaaacagcagaattgcagctttccgacaagaccaagcacttgtcggtagtccaatgttttcacagcgaaagaaaaagataaatttacactatgtataacagagctttcatacagctctgcacacacattggatggattactcgcaaatgcattgtgctgtcatcccatcacgctataaatccagattaacagtctacaaaataaaaacctgacgaatttctttacaatccattatacagatcagtcacttcatatagtgaggaatatcgtatcttaccacgtcttaggcttgcgtgtgtttctccctgtctatccacatttgtagtccggctttcaagatgcaaatatctccatattgtccagttgacactccatcaaactttgtatgacaagaccagccacttcacctttgcgcacccagacaactgaggcctaattatgcatgctgacagggccgtagtca harbors:
- the LOC144459873 gene encoding uncharacterized protein LOC144459873 isoform X2, whose product is MSQHHGSYIARFQRVSPLQIWQNMSTSNLLWEKMMCIILLLINLTSCVCGTFVVNVTQTSYQAEENHNITLEWMFTTIPGSSLHSLYIYCQLLTDLRASVLFRLHGGVEVPESQDEQFTGRVQCDKDVLREGRLRLHVSRLRSNDSGLYMCDVSTHYGGSTATCRLNVTAADEPKPQRPTESPQPESPQPESRGRIGLYVGLTAAALLTLCVGLCFAFKAHFAKSADKRDRFCAVV
- the LOC144459925 gene encoding uncharacterized protein LOC144459925, which gives rise to MMCIILLLINLTSCVCGTFVVNVTQTSYQAEENHNITLEWMFTTKTGSSLHSLYIYCQLLTDLRASGLFRLHGGVEVPESQDEQFTGRVQCDKDVLREGRVRLHVSRLRTDDSGLYMCEVSTHYGGSAAICRLNVTAAADEPRPQRPTESPQPEDWVMIVFVVSLIPTALVNERLPPAGGSARLFTAQQDTAIVNMVLENNAITLKQIQRKVIEDQVVFQTINSVSLSTLDRVLRHNAVRMKQVYRVLFERNSARVKELRHDYVQGSPISSTHTLLHL
- the LOC144459873 gene encoding uncharacterized protein LOC144459873 isoform X1; this encodes MSQHHGSYIARFQRVSPLQIWQNMSTSNLLWEKMMCIILLLINLTSCVCGTFVVNVTQTSYQAEENHNITLEWMFTTIPGSSLHSLYIYCQLLTDLRASVLFRLHGGVEVPESQDEQFTGRVQCDKDVLREGRLRLHVSRLRSNDSGLYMCDVSTHYGGSTATCRLNVTAAADEPKPQRPTESPQPESPQPESRGRIGLYVGLTAAALLTLCVGLCFAFKAHFAKSADKRDRFCAVV
- the LOC144459873 gene encoding uncharacterized protein LOC144459873 isoform X3, translated to MMCIILLLINLTSCVCGTFVVNVTQTSYQAEENHNITLEWMFTTIPGSSLHSLYIYCQLLTDLRASVLFRLHGGVEVPESQDEQFTGRVQCDKDVLREGRLRLHVSRLRSNDSGLYMCDVSTHYGGSTATCRLNVTAAADEPKPQRPTESPQPESPQPESRGRIGLYVGLTAAALLTLCVGLCFAFKAHFAKSADKRDRFCAVV